Proteins encoded by one window of Candidatus Krumholzibacteriia bacterium:
- the queA gene encoding tRNA preQ1(34) S-adenosylmethionine ribosyltransferase-isomerase QueA produces MSRTPRLDDVDYHLPPERIAQRPPDRRTGSRLLCWHADGTLEHRRFEQVVDLLRPGDLLVLNDTRVFPARLLGRKRSGTAAVEMLLVRPREDVGPCTWEAMLRPARRLPPGTSIELDGGLEARVDRRTDDGTSLVELDRPEAVIAHCRRHGHVPLPPYIDRPDDATDRERYQTVFARVDGSVAAPTAGLHFDDGLLERVEAAGVERTQVTLHVGPGTFRPLDEDDVAGETLHAEWCEVGEGAVEALRRTRARGGRVVAVGTTACRSLETLDDVPHPFRGATELFVKPGHRFRWVDVLITNFHLPRSSLLLLVAALAPGRWRKAYEEAVAAGYRFYSYGDANWIERTS; encoded by the coding sequence GTGAGCAGGACTCCGCGTCTCGACGACGTCGACTACCACCTGCCGCCCGAGCGGATCGCCCAACGACCGCCCGATCGTCGCACCGGTTCACGCCTGCTGTGCTGGCACGCTGACGGAACGCTGGAGCACCGTCGCTTCGAGCAGGTCGTGGACCTGCTGCGCCCCGGCGATCTGCTCGTGCTGAACGACACACGGGTCTTCCCCGCGCGCCTGTTGGGACGCAAGCGGTCCGGGACGGCCGCGGTCGAGATGCTGCTGGTCCGCCCGCGCGAGGACGTGGGCCCTTGCACGTGGGAGGCCATGTTGCGCCCCGCCCGTCGCCTGCCGCCGGGAACGTCGATCGAGCTCGACGGAGGACTCGAGGCGCGCGTGGATCGACGCACCGACGACGGCACCTCCCTCGTCGAGCTCGATCGACCCGAGGCGGTCATCGCCCACTGCCGCCGCCACGGGCACGTCCCGTTGCCGCCGTACATCGACCGGCCGGACGACGCCACCGACCGGGAGCGCTACCAGACGGTGTTCGCCCGGGTCGACGGATCCGTCGCCGCGCCGACGGCGGGACTCCACTTCGACGACGGCCTGCTGGAACGTGTCGAGGCCGCGGGTGTGGAGCGCACGCAGGTGACGCTCCACGTGGGCCCGGGAACCTTCCGCCCGCTCGACGAGGACGACGTCGCCGGCGAGACGTTGCACGCCGAGTGGTGCGAGGTGGGTGAGGGCGCCGTCGAGGCCCTGCGCCGGACCCGCGCGCGCGGAGGTCGCGTCGTGGCCGTGGGGACCACCGCCTGTCGCAGCCTCGAGACGCTCGACGACGTCCCGCATCCGTTCCGCGGGGCCACCGAGCTGTTCGTCAAACCGGGCCACCGCTTCCGCTGGGTCGACGTGTTGATCACGAACTTCCACCTGCCCCGCAGCTCGCTGTTGCTGCTCGTCGCCGCCCTCGCGCCGGGCCGCTGGCGCAAGGCCTACGAGGAGGCGGTCGCGGCGGGCTACCGGTTCTACAGCTACGGCGACGCGAACTGGATCGAGAGGACGTCGTGA
- the tgt gene encoding tRNA guanosine(34) transglycosylase Tgt, with amino-acid sequence MSGFGFECTHTDGRARRGRLHTDHGVIETPVFMPVGTQATVKGLTPEQIRATGASMILANTYHLYLRPGHERIARLGGLHRFSTWDGAMLTDSGGFQVFSLGDLREIDDDGVSFRSHLDGSPHRFTPEHAMDVQAALGADVVMAFDECPALPAADEDVARAVDRTVAWARRCRDHFGPRRRHEAGHQQALFGIVQGGLVASERARCAEALIELDLPGYAIGGLSVGESKDDMHRTSRSTAALLPADRPRYLMGVGYPEDIVAAVAGGVDMFDCVLPTRLARHGTLLTEAGRIHLRNARFAEDERPPDPACDCPVCRRFSRAYLRHLVVAGELLGMILGTVHNVTHYQRLMREIRDAIEAGRFEQLADRIGTRPTRAPAEA; translated from the coding sequence GTGAGCGGATTCGGCTTCGAGTGCACGCACACCGACGGACGTGCGCGGCGCGGGCGCCTGCACACCGACCACGGCGTGATCGAAACGCCGGTGTTCATGCCCGTGGGGACGCAGGCCACGGTGAAGGGACTGACGCCCGAGCAGATCCGGGCCACTGGCGCCTCGATGATCCTGGCCAACACCTATCACCTGTACCTGCGGCCCGGGCACGAGAGGATCGCGCGCCTGGGCGGTCTGCATCGCTTCAGCACCTGGGACGGAGCGATGCTCACCGACAGCGGGGGATTCCAGGTCTTCAGCCTTGGCGACCTGCGCGAGATCGACGACGACGGTGTGTCGTTCCGCAGCCATCTCGACGGGAGTCCGCACCGATTCACGCCGGAACACGCCATGGACGTCCAGGCGGCCCTGGGCGCCGACGTGGTCATGGCCTTCGACGAGTGTCCGGCCCTGCCCGCCGCCGACGAGGACGTGGCCCGCGCGGTGGACCGCACCGTCGCCTGGGCGCGGCGCTGTCGCGATCACTTCGGTCCGCGGCGACGTCACGAGGCGGGGCACCAGCAGGCGCTGTTCGGGATCGTCCAGGGGGGGCTGGTCGCGTCCGAGCGCGCTCGCTGCGCCGAGGCGCTGATCGAGCTCGACCTGCCCGGCTACGCGATCGGCGGGCTGTCGGTGGGCGAGTCGAAGGACGACATGCACCGCACGAGCCGCAGCACGGCGGCGCTCCTGCCCGCCGACCGGCCGCGCTACCTCATGGGGGTGGGATATCCCGAGGACATCGTCGCTGCGGTCGCCGGTGGGGTCGACATGTTCGACTGCGTCCTCCCCACACGCCTGGCGCGCCACGGCACGCTCCTGACCGAGGCGGGGCGGATCCATCTTCGCAACGCCCGCTTCGCCGAGGACGAACGTCCGCCCGATCCCGCGTGCGACTGCCCCGTCTGCCGGCGCTTCAGCCGGGCCTACCTGCGTCACCTCGTGGTCGCCGGCGAGCTGCTCGGGATGATCCTGGGCACGGTCCACAACGTGACGCACTACCAGCGCCTGATGCGCGAGATCCGCGACGCCATCGAGGCGGGTCGCTTCGAGCAGCTCGCGGATCGCATCGGGACGCGTCCCACGCGTGCACCCGCCGAGGCCTAG
- the yajC gene encoding preprotein translocase subunit YajC, whose product MALSLPSALLTAAPSAPFAFAPPSDGEGGNPFIGLLPLVLIMVIFYLLVIRPQQKRYKDHQKMVQALGRGDRILTNGGLYATVQDVKDDMIVCVIADGVKVEVAKNSVSSRVAAKGAKEEGGKSGKSSKK is encoded by the coding sequence ATGGCACTGTCGCTTCCGTCCGCGCTGCTCACGGCCGCCCCTTCGGCGCCGTTCGCCTTCGCCCCGCCGTCCGACGGCGAGGGGGGCAATCCCTTCATCGGGCTGCTGCCCCTGGTCCTGATCATGGTGATCTTCTACCTGCTGGTCATCCGTCCGCAGCAGAAGCGCTACAAGGACCACCAGAAGATGGTGCAGGCCCTGGGCCGGGGGGACCGGATCCTCACCAACGGCGGGCTCTACGCCACGGTCCAGGACGTCAAGGACGACATGATCGTGTGCGTGATCGCCGACGGAGTGAAGGTCGAGGTCGCGAAGAATTCGGTGTCGTCACGTGTGGCGGCCAAGGGTGCCAAGGAAGAGGGCGGCAAGTCCGGCAAGTCCTCGAAGAAGTAG
- the def gene encoding peptide deformylase: MREEELEVLLYGHPDLRVKCDPVETFDDELRALARRMETTMLAERGIGLAAPQVGVTRRMFLAEDQREGLPRTLALVNPEITFLSQERDKFNEGCLSFPDVFADVNRPVRAQVRYQDLEGNEHQLEDDGLLARVVQHEHDHLDGRLFVDHLPMIKRKLLARKLKDLQRRAREQQQTGR, from the coding sequence ATGCGCGAAGAAGAGCTCGAGGTCCTGCTGTACGGTCATCCCGATCTGCGTGTGAAGTGCGATCCGGTGGAGACCTTCGACGACGAGCTGCGTGCGCTCGCTCGTCGCATGGAGACCACCATGCTCGCCGAGCGCGGGATCGGTCTGGCCGCGCCGCAGGTGGGCGTGACGCGACGCATGTTCCTGGCCGAGGACCAGCGCGAGGGTCTGCCGCGTACGCTCGCCCTGGTGAATCCCGAGATCACCTTCCTCTCGCAGGAGCGCGACAAGTTCAACGAGGGTTGCCTGAGCTTCCCCGACGTCTTCGCCGACGTGAACCGCCCCGTGCGCGCGCAGGTGCGCTACCAGGACCTCGAAGGCAACGAGCACCAACTCGAGGACGACGGACTGCTCGCGCGGGTGGTCCAGCACGAGCACGACCACCTCGACGGCAGGCTCTTCGTCGACCACCTGCCCATGATCAAGCGCAAGCTGCTCGCCCGGAAGCTCAAGGATCTGCAGCGCCGGGCCCGCGAACAGCAGCAGACCGGTCGCTGA
- the fmt gene encoding methionyl-tRNA formyltransferase — MRAVFCGSPDFAVPALDAVVDAGFEVPLVVSQPDRVRGRRGKATPTPVRARGVERGLDTAVLERGKANRVALYERVLALEPDIVLVVAFGHIVREPLLGGARLGCLNVHASLLPRWRGPAPIHTAIVAGDDETGVCTMELAAGVDTGDVYDVSRTSIEPNLTAGELHDRLAVLGADLLVSTLRRLDEGDTHATPQPEEGITHAPMLSKSEGSVDFDAPCRRVHDRVRGFDPWPGVTVRSGEVHLKLSGSRALSLPAREAPGTIETIDDEGMLVACADDLLLVRRVQPAGRRPMRPIECARGHGLAVGAALRPVEGFEPVEPRL, encoded by the coding sequence ATGCGCGCCGTCTTCTGCGGATCCCCCGACTTCGCCGTGCCCGCGCTCGACGCCGTGGTCGACGCGGGCTTCGAGGTCCCTCTGGTGGTCAGCCAGCCCGACCGGGTCCGAGGCCGTCGAGGCAAAGCCACACCGACGCCCGTCCGGGCGCGGGGGGTCGAGCGCGGACTCGACACCGCCGTGCTGGAACGGGGCAAGGCGAACCGGGTGGCGCTGTACGAGCGGGTGCTGGCCCTGGAGCCCGACATCGTGCTCGTGGTGGCCTTCGGGCACATCGTGCGCGAGCCCTTGCTCGGCGGAGCGCGGCTCGGCTGTCTGAACGTGCATGCCTCCTTGCTCCCCCGTTGGAGGGGGCCCGCGCCGATCCACACCGCGATCGTGGCCGGCGACGACGAGACCGGTGTCTGCACCATGGAGCTCGCCGCCGGCGTCGACACGGGCGATGTCTACGACGTGTCCCGCACGTCGATCGAGCCGAATCTCACCGCCGGCGAACTGCACGATCGTCTGGCGGTCCTCGGTGCCGACCTGCTGGTGTCGACCCTGCGCCGTCTCGACGAGGGGGACACCCACGCCACGCCGCAGCCCGAGGAGGGGATCACGCACGCACCGATGCTTTCGAAGTCCGAGGGCAGCGTGGACTTCGACGCTCCCTGCCGTCGCGTGCACGACCGCGTGCGCGGTTTCGATCCGTGGCCGGGCGTGACCGTGCGCAGCGGCGAGGTACACCTGAAGCTGAGCGGATCCCGCGCGCTGTCGCTGCCCGCGCGGGAGGCGCCGGGAACGATCGAGACGATCGACGACGAGGGAATGCTCGTGGCCTGTGCCGACGATCTGCTCCTGGTCCGTCGCGTCCAGCCGGCCGGACGACGACCCATGCGTCCGATCGAGTGCGCGCGGGGACACGGGCTGGCCGTGGGAGCGGCGTTGCGCCCCGTCGAGGGCTTCGAGCCGGTGGAGCCGCGGCTTTGA
- the rsmB gene encoding 16S rRNA (cytosine(967)-C(5))-methyltransferase RsmB, whose translation MRRKVRGRRVRRVDPVRRAAVELLEAWQRGHRHVEDLVEDLERRPGPDSASDRAYVDRRRLREIVYGAVRLHARYDHLIAVFSDGTKSPPPRLRALFWVALHEHTEMRSPDHAVVSEAVDLTHALRLEWAAGWVNAVLRRATREDLASCFPDPGTDPIGHAATWHSHPRWLAERWHALLGAAEMSALCAAGNERPVVHLRAAPGRRDALQDELRRFEWETHAVDGVPDALELDTRVPPAVVLEAVEESCAVQDAAAQLVAPLLTLEPVAEPRVLDACAAPGGKTLHLAQLLGTSAHVVAADPVAARLTRVRQGLDRLDLGGRVHLVAADGEALPLRAGAFDGVLVDAPCTGTGVLARRHDARWLRRPEDLVELPKLQARLLEAAIDRTRAGGVIVYATCSLEPEENDEVVDTVLARREDIEEIGVDDAVDERFRRGSRLQTWPHRHGIDGAFAARLRRTGEVAS comes from the coding sequence TTGAGGCGGAAGGTGCGTGGCCGGCGGGTGCGCCGGGTCGATCCCGTTCGGCGGGCCGCCGTCGAACTGCTGGAGGCGTGGCAGAGGGGACACCGACACGTCGAGGATCTGGTCGAGGACCTGGAACGTCGCCCCGGTCCGGACAGCGCATCGGATCGGGCCTACGTCGACCGGCGCCGGTTGCGCGAGATCGTCTACGGGGCGGTTCGTCTGCACGCGCGCTACGATCATCTGATCGCGGTGTTCAGCGACGGCACCAAATCGCCGCCGCCCCGCCTGCGTGCCCTCTTCTGGGTCGCCCTGCACGAACACACCGAAATGCGGTCACCCGATCACGCCGTGGTGAGCGAGGCGGTCGACCTGACCCATGCCCTGCGGCTGGAATGGGCTGCCGGTTGGGTCAACGCCGTCTTGCGCCGGGCGACACGTGAGGACCTGGCGTCGTGCTTCCCCGATCCCGGGACGGACCCGATCGGTCACGCCGCGACCTGGCACAGCCATCCGCGGTGGTTGGCCGAACGGTGGCACGCTCTGCTCGGCGCCGCCGAGATGTCCGCGCTGTGCGCGGCGGGCAACGAGCGTCCGGTCGTCCACCTGCGGGCCGCTCCCGGCCGCCGCGACGCACTGCAGGACGAACTCCGACGCTTCGAGTGGGAAACGCACGCCGTCGACGGGGTGCCCGATGCCCTGGAGCTGGACACCCGGGTCCCGCCGGCCGTCGTGCTCGAGGCGGTCGAGGAGTCCTGTGCCGTGCAGGACGCCGCGGCTCAACTCGTGGCTCCGCTGCTGACCCTCGAACCGGTTGCGGAGCCACGCGTTCTCGACGCCTGTGCCGCGCCCGGCGGCAAGACCCTGCACCTGGCCCAGTTGCTGGGGACGTCGGCGCACGTCGTCGCCGCCGATCCGGTCGCCGCCCGACTGACCCGGGTGCGGCAGGGACTCGACCGGCTCGACCTCGGCGGCCGCGTGCACCTGGTGGCGGCCGACGGTGAGGCCCTGCCCCTGCGCGCGGGCGCCTTCGACGGCGTGCTCGTCGACGCTCCCTGCACGGGGACGGGCGTGCTCGCCCGCCGTCACGATGCGCGCTGGCTGCGCCGTCCCGAAGACCTGGTCGAACTGCCGAAGCTGCAGGCGCGACTGCTCGAGGCGGCCATCGACCGCACGCGAGCCGGCGGTGTGATCGTCTACGCGACCTGCTCGCTCGAGCCCGAGGAGAACGACGAAGTGGTGGACACCGTCCTCGCCCGTCGCGAGGATATCGAGGAGATCGGTGTGGACGATGCCGTCGACGAACGATTCCGGCGCGGATCCCGGTTGCAGACCTGGCCGCACCGCCACGGGATCGACGGCGCATTCGCCGCGCGTCTGCGGCGAACCGGTGAGGTCGCTTCGTGA
- a CDS encoding PASTA domain-containing protein: MSLGRLLLTLALVLVLGVALVGAADLWLLPWIVHQQTEVLVPDLTGRSLDEAEQELADLGLRMITGEEVYDPGASAGTVLEQHPPTLRAVRRGRPVTVVVAAGEPLARVPDLVGLSQRQCEIELGRVGLRLGRVARSFDPDGSLGVVAQRPHAGTDVQRESAVSILVREGHERSWHRMPNLVGNPLGRVREELGRAGFDIRRVTYRSDAGQLPGTVLDQWPPAGSRIPTGGSIELVAASRG; encoded by the coding sequence GTGAGTCTCGGTCGCCTGCTCCTGACCCTCGCGCTCGTGCTGGTCCTCGGCGTGGCCCTCGTGGGCGCGGCCGACCTGTGGTTGCTGCCGTGGATCGTGCACCAGCAGACCGAGGTGCTCGTCCCCGACCTGACCGGCCGCTCGCTCGACGAGGCGGAGCAGGAACTCGCCGACCTCGGACTGCGCATGATCACCGGCGAAGAGGTCTACGATCCGGGAGCCTCCGCCGGAACGGTCCTGGAGCAGCACCCGCCCACCCTGCGCGCCGTGCGCCGGGGTCGGCCGGTGACGGTGGTGGTCGCGGCCGGGGAACCCCTGGCGCGGGTCCCCGACCTGGTCGGTCTGAGCCAGCGCCAGTGCGAGATCGAACTCGGCCGCGTCGGGTTGCGGCTGGGCCGGGTGGCGCGCAGCTTCGACCCCGACGGCTCGCTCGGCGTCGTGGCCCAGCGGCCGCACGCCGGCACCGACGTCCAGCGGGAGAGCGCGGTGTCGATCCTCGTGCGCGAGGGCCACGAGCGGTCGTGGCACCGGATGCCGAACCTGGTCGGCAATCCCCTCGGTCGGGTCCGCGAGGAACTGGGCCGTGCGGGCTTCGACATCCGTCGCGTCACGTATCGTTCCGACGCCGGGCAGTTGCCCGGTACGGTCCTCGACCAGTGGCCCCCGGCGGGGTCACGCATCCCCACGGGAGGATCCATTGAGCTGGTGGCAGCGAGCCGGGGCTGA
- the rpe gene encoding ribulose-phosphate 3-epimerase, with the protein MSWWQRAGADPAAVAVAPSILAADAARLGAAVEAVDAAGADLIHLDVMDGHFVDNITLGPHVAAALRRHTRLPLDCHLMVTDPADYAPRFADAGADSVSFHWELETDHVAIARRLREGGCRPGLVVNPRTDIGPKMRDVLGAFDLVLVMSVHPGFGGQAFDPSVLPKLQELARWREEDGLDLVLEIDGGINADTAPRARAAGAQILVAGSAVFGGDDPAAAIAALRSEG; encoded by the coding sequence TTGAGCTGGTGGCAGCGAGCCGGGGCTGATCCCGCCGCCGTAGCCGTCGCGCCGTCGATCCTGGCCGCCGACGCCGCGCGGCTGGGAGCCGCGGTCGAGGCGGTCGACGCGGCCGGTGCGGACCTGATCCACCTCGACGTCATGGACGGTCACTTCGTCGACAACATCACGCTGGGTCCGCACGTGGCCGCGGCGCTCCGCCGGCACACCCGCCTGCCGCTCGACTGCCACCTCATGGTCACCGATCCGGCCGACTACGCCCCTCGCTTCGCCGACGCCGGCGCGGATTCCGTGAGCTTCCACTGGGAACTCGAGACAGACCACGTGGCCATCGCCCGGCGGCTGCGCGAGGGCGGGTGCCGGCCCGGCCTCGTGGTCAACCCCAGGACCGACATCGGACCGAAGATGCGTGACGTCCTGGGCGCATTCGACCTCGTTCTCGTCATGTCGGTGCACCCGGGCTTCGGGGGCCAGGCCTTCGACCCGTCCGTCCTGCCCAAGCTGCAGGAACTGGCCCGCTGGCGGGAGGAGGACGGCCTGGACCTCGTGCTCGAGATCGACGGTGGTATCAACGCCGACACCGCCCCCCGGGCGCGAGCCGCCGGCGCGCAGATCCTGGTCGCCGGTTCGGCGGTCTTCGGGGGTGACGACCCCGCCGCGGCGATCGCCGCGCTGCGCTCGGAGGGCTGA
- the ffh gene encoding signal recognition particle protein, translated as MFGDLQERLEGVFRGLTGAGKLREEDVADAMREIRRALLSADVEVGVARTFVGRVKERAVGAEVLESVTPGQQVVKIVHDEMVELLGAEASPLALDGGKPPIPILIMGLQGSGKTSFCSKLALHLKTSGRRPLLAACDLQRPAAIDQLEVLAGEIDVPVYTQRDTKDVVEVAEAARSAAREKLCDVLIVDTAGRLQVDEDLMEQLSALEKALEPAERLLVLDAMTGQEAVAIAKTFDERIGTTGSVLTKLDGDARGGAALSLVEVTGKPIKFVGVGEKPKDLDVFHPDRIAGRILGMGDILSLVEKAQADIDEDKAARMEERMRKAEFTFDDFLDQLRQLRKMGSLKSILGMMPGMNSKALKDANVDESALTRTEAIICSMTGKERARPDIINGSRRKRIARGSGVQVSDVNKLLKQYRDMKKMMKMMKKTGNLDKLGKQMLGGAAPSRFS; from the coding sequence GTGTTCGGCGATCTGCAGGAAAGACTCGAAGGCGTGTTCCGTGGCCTGACCGGCGCGGGCAAGCTGCGCGAGGAAGACGTCGCCGACGCGATGCGCGAGATCCGTCGTGCGTTGCTCTCCGCCGACGTCGAGGTCGGCGTGGCGCGCACCTTCGTCGGGCGGGTCAAGGAGCGCGCGGTCGGGGCCGAGGTGCTCGAGAGCGTCACGCCCGGCCAGCAGGTCGTGAAGATCGTCCACGACGAGATGGTGGAGCTGCTCGGAGCCGAAGCTTCACCGCTCGCGCTCGACGGCGGCAAGCCGCCGATCCCCATTCTGATCATGGGACTGCAGGGAAGCGGGAAGACCAGCTTCTGCAGCAAGCTCGCCCTGCACCTGAAGACGTCGGGCCGTCGGCCGCTGCTCGCCGCGTGCGACCTGCAGCGCCCGGCCGCGATCGACCAGCTCGAGGTGCTCGCCGGTGAGATCGACGTGCCGGTGTATACGCAGCGCGACACCAAGGACGTGGTCGAGGTCGCCGAGGCCGCGCGTTCCGCCGCGCGCGAGAAGCTGTGCGACGTCCTGATCGTCGACACCGCCGGTCGCCTGCAGGTCGACGAAGACCTCATGGAGCAGCTGTCCGCGCTCGAGAAGGCACTGGAGCCGGCCGAGCGCCTTCTGGTGCTCGACGCGATGACCGGCCAGGAGGCCGTTGCCATCGCGAAGACCTTCGACGAGCGCATCGGCACCACCGGTTCGGTGCTCACCAAGCTCGACGGCGACGCCCGCGGTGGTGCTGCGCTGTCGCTGGTCGAGGTCACCGGCAAGCCGATCAAGTTCGTCGGCGTGGGCGAGAAGCCCAAGGATCTCGACGTCTTCCACCCCGACCGCATCGCCGGCCGCATCCTGGGCATGGGCGACATCCTGTCGTTGGTGGAGAAGGCACAGGCGGACATCGACGAGGACAAGGCCGCGCGCATGGAAGAACGCATGCGCAAGGCCGAGTTCACCTTCGACGACTTCCTCGACCAGCTCCGGCAGTTGAGGAAGATGGGGAGCCTGAAGTCCATACTGGGCATGATGCCCGGCATGAACTCCAAGGCGCTCAAGGACGCGAACGTGGACGAATCGGCGTTGACGCGCACCGAGGCCATCATCTGTTCGATGACCGGCAAGGAGCGCGCGCGACCGGACATCATCAACGGCAGCCGCCGTAAGCGCATTGCTCGCGGAAGCGGAGTCCAGGTCTCCGACGTGAACAAGCTGCTCAAGCAGTACCGCGACATGAAGAAGATGATGAAGATGATGAAGAAGACCGGGAACCTGGACAAACTCGGCAAACAGATGCTCGGAGGCGCGGCGCCGTCGCGCTTCTCCTGA
- the rpsP gene encoding 30S ribosomal protein S16 produces the protein MATTIRLTRMGRKQAPFYRIVVCDSRTRRDGDYIDNLGFYNPMPDAFELRVDHDRAVEWLQKGAQPTGTAGSLLRNEGVMYRWHLMKQGASIEEIESKVEDFRTRRSQQSEKIRQESEARLTKWHQEREQSAQEKRKAAEAEAKKAEAPASEEATAESAAEGDEAAGETSES, from the coding sequence ATGGCCACGACCATTCGCCTCACCCGGATGGGGCGGAAGCAGGCGCCGTTCTACCGGATCGTCGTGTGCGACTCGCGCACGCGTCGCGACGGCGACTACATCGACAACCTGGGTTTCTACAATCCCATGCCCGACGCCTTCGAGCTGCGGGTGGACCACGACCGTGCCGTCGAGTGGCTGCAGAAGGGTGCCCAGCCCACGGGGACTGCGGGCAGTCTGCTGCGCAACGAGGGTGTGATGTACCGCTGGCACCTCATGAAGCAGGGCGCTTCGATCGAAGAGATCGAATCGAAGGTCGAGGATTTCCGGACACGTCGCTCCCAGCAGTCGGAGAAGATCCGTCAGGAGAGCGAGGCGCGTCTGACGAAGTGGCACCAGGAACGCGAGCAGTCGGCCCAGGAGAAGCGCAAGGCCGCCGAGGCCGAGGCGAAGAAGGCCGAGGCCCCCGCGAGCGAGGAAGCGACCGCCGAGAGTGCGGCCGAAGGTGATGAGGCCGCCGGGGAGACGTCGGAGTCGTGA
- a CDS encoding KH domain-containing protein — MRAVVETVVRHLVDHPDHVDIEEIDEGRRVTFNVRVHEDDRGNLIGRGGGTAQALRTLLNGLGQRKRMRVDLEILD; from the coding sequence GTGAGAGCCGTGGTCGAGACCGTGGTGCGGCATCTCGTCGATCATCCCGACCACGTCGACATCGAGGAGATCGACGAGGGTCGTCGCGTGACCTTCAACGTGCGGGTGCACGAGGACGATCGGGGCAACCTCATCGGCCGCGGCGGCGGTACGGCACAGGCGTTGCGCACACTGCTCAACGGGTTGGGGCAGCGCAAGCGCATGAGGGTGGACCTCGAGATCCTGGACTGA